The Aspergillus chevalieri M1 DNA, chromosome 5, nearly complete sequence genome includes a region encoding these proteins:
- a CDS encoding E3 ubiquitin-protein ligase SSM4 (BUSCO:EOG09260DFJ;~COG:O;~EggNog:ENOG410PHMD;~InterPro:IPR013083,IPR011016;~PFAM:PF12906;~TransMembrane:17 (o126-145i294-313o726-747i754-778o784-804i869-886o967-987i1017-1044o1064-1082i1123-1145o1157-1176i1326-1349o1369-1389i1424-1449o1469-1486i1516-1537o1557-1575i);~go_function: GO:0008270 - zinc ion binding [Evidence IEA]) codes for MDFPENGPRGYAGSGSFPDLMNDPAYATNVNADGREKGFEEPDTCRICRGEGSEDDQLFYPCRCSGSIKFVHQSCLVEWLSHSQKKYCELCKTPFRFTKLYDPKMPRDLPAPLFLKQLTLHILRTVVTWLRFVLVAFVWLGWLPWSMRAIWRALFWLADGRWPGGNTLQQNTTKAGRVADGATLTEAVVAATSSAVSAAAQSTVTDVRAVESPASSMFSYSTGEPLMLAFIKKGLSTLFLPAISSSTAPGNANVTTSSPKLRQPSWLSDVKFLNSLTRSPTINNIIIDTLEGQLITLLVVLAFILVFLIREWVVQQQPMANIADGEREAAVQLIANNPPNQEGPQPELQPQPHLHEHEFHNDEAEDPVERISDHGEEEELPPTQENSIRESPFDIRNIGAEGLNTSDFMSPRSSSHGTGYHQTTEQAPVHNQLWPTFRDLWMRGDGNPDHILRIIEEEGRQEELDWLVTLMTRLQQKRSSNRDPADTDASATMDSLMNNIETNRDEFPAFLEASHATSANQSQPESLVNIGSTRDIAPPRFGGESGASSSSHAFTFDFQRQASDVSTNPDNGPVAESSATAASNDRIYSGQEHSAANTPAPNDTDSMGPRPSENHHESSHTAESPARIPRPLAERVLDWFWADITLEAQAQERPQQDDEHIVEDPALEEPFIPVQNNQHFIDDIDQDVVDAAGEPVDANDVEAIDEADDLEGILELIGMQGPIFGLLQNGVFSALLISFTVALGIWLPYLWGKIALVLLANPIELIFGVPMTAVSVIADVTLDTLIGSLGYVMYAISIICKVLLSPFGSIVPLGDWVPRTKTVTNASLSLIDASGSRLRKVINAFFVFHESDVPMFSVLSHQALKIHEARIVGLFRALFVVCKFILHDLPLRLITLDLRGLSWIDFKTINFGNIIVQTRGQLHDFVRHPFLSLSSTKWVNAGLAKTASFGQPSDYHLLAVWGSGDRVIAIIMGYVLASVLSLLYLRITGFLSGVNRGQRMEGLVADVLHQAGGVMKVILIIGIEMIVFPLYCGSLLDLALMPLFKNATIASRIEFTNTTPLTSLFVHWFIGTCYMFHFALFVSMCRKIMRSGVLYFIRDPDDPTFHPVRDVLERNITTQLRKIAFSAMVYGALVIVCLGGVVWGLNYAFDGIFPVHWAATIPILEFPVDLLFYNVIMPFALKEIKPGDGLNDLYDWWFHKCARLLRLTNFFFGERQPDEEGHHVRQTWWDVLSGKKGDITHPVVGEEQRKRAESDGLDAYFVRDGRFVRAPASDQVRIPKGSRVFLDVTEDNKRLDGAPDTDTGLHGWNSESFTKVYVPPFFKIRIAAFIFSLWIFAAITGVGITVLPLVTGRKILSSYFPKHAPLNDIYAFSAGICIVGSAAYAVAYCRTAFAAVKSFLRPYLRSPRQACLGFFNATISGLRVAYIVTAFSVVLPSLVALILELYVLIPLHTFFGGAQAPVIHFVQDWTLGVLYVQMAIKITLWNRRSRPAIALKNIFPEEDGWFNPNVRLATRALLLPIILAGTIAVVIPLMFGFALNSTVFASSLDVQSKVYRYAYPSTLLLGVMLWLAIWVRRQIETWRTNVRDDVYLIGERLHNFRDKNPQVSAASR; via the exons ATGGACTTCCCGGAGAATGGGCCCCGCGGGTATGCGGGCTCCGGGTCCTTCCCAGACTTGATGAATGATCCTGCGTACGCTACGAATGTCAACGCTGACGGGAGAGAAAAGGGCTTCGAAGAACCGGATACATGTCGAATCTGCCGTGGGGAGGGCTCGGAAGATGATCAGCTGTTCTATCCCTGCAGGTGTAGCGGGAGTATCAAATTCGTTCATCAGTCTTGCTTGGTGGAATGGCTGTCTCACTCGCAGAAAAAGTACTGTGAACTATGCAAAACACCGTTCCGTTTCACTAAGCTCTACGATCCGAAAATGCCACGAGACCTCCCGGCTCCCTTATTCCTGAAACAATTGACGCTCCACATCCTCCGTACAGTTGTGACATGGTTGCGGTTCGTTCTTGTTGCGTTTGTTTGGCTTGGATGGTTGCCATGGTCTATGAGGGCTATATGGAGGGCACTTTTCTGGCTTGCAGATGGCCGTTGGCCAGGCGGGAATACTTTACAGCAAAACACAACCAAGGCTGGGCGTGTCGCAGATGGTGCTACTTTAACCGAGgctgtcgttgctgctaCCAGTTCGGCAGTTTCAGCTGCAGCGCAGTCGACGGTGACTGATGTGCGAGCAGTAGAGTCACCAGCATCTTCAATGTTCAGCTATTCAACCGGCGAGCCGTTGATGCTAGCTTTTATTAAAAAGGGACTTTCAACCCTATTTCTCCCTGCTATTTCATCCAGTACTGCGCCAGGAAACGCAAACGTGACCACAAGTTCCCCCAAACTACGACAACCCTCATGGCTTTCTGATGTGAAGTTTCTGAATTCTTTGACACGTTCTCCGACAATCAACAATATCATCATTGATACTCTGGAAGGCCAGTTGATCACGCTATTGGTTGTTCTTGCTTTCATCTTGGTTTTTTTGATTCGAGAATGGGTCGTTCAGCAACAGCCAATGGCGAATATTGCCGACGGGGAACGTGAAGCTGCTGTTCAATTGATCGCAAATAATCCGCCTAATCAGGAAGGTCCTCAGCCTGAGTTGCAGCCCCAACCTCATTTGCATGAACATGAATTCCATAATGATGAAGCTGAAGACCCTGTTGAACGAATCTCCGACcacggagaggaagaagagcttCCGCCGACCCAAGAAAATTCTATTAGAGAAAGCCCGTTCGACATTCGAAATATAGGAGCGGAAGGATTGAACACTTCTGATTTCATGAGTCCCAGGAGTTCAAGTCACGGGACAGGGTATCACCAGACAACGGAGCAAGCTCCGGTACACAATCAGCTATGGCCTACATTCAGAGATCTTTGGATGCGTGGCGATGGTAATCCGGATCACATTCTAAGGATCATTGAGGAAGAAGGCCGTCAGGAGGAGCTGGACTGGCTTGTAACCCTGATGACGAGACTACAGCAGAAACGATCTTCTAATCGTGACCCCGCCGATACCGACGCCAGTGCTACGATGGACTCTTTGATGAACAACATCGAGACAAATAGGGACGAGTTTCCTGCGTTTCTAGAAGCGTCGCACGCAACCTCTGCGAATCAATCTCAACCTGAGTCTTTGGTCAATATTGGTTCCACTCGAGATATCGCACCTCCACGCTTTGGAGGGGAATCAGGTGCGAGCTCATCAAGTCATGCGTTTACCTTCGATTTCCAGAGGCAAGCCTCAGACGTTTCAACAAATCCGGATAACGGCCCAGTTGCAGAGTCGAGTGCGACAGCAGCTTCAAATGATAGAATTTATTCTGGCCAGGAACATAGTGCTGCCAATACACCAGCCCCCAACGACACGGACAGTATGGGTCCTAGGCCGTCCGAAAACCACCATGAATCCTCACACACGGCTGAATCTCCTGCTCGTATTCCTCGACCACTTGCCGAGAGAGTTTTGGATTGGTTCTGGGCTGATATTACCCTTGAAGCTCAGGCCCAGGAGCGCCCTCAACAAGATGACGAGCATATCGTTGAGGACCCTGCACTTGAAGAGCCGTTTATACCAGTACAAAACAATCAACATTTCATCGATGACATTGATCAGGACGTTGTCGATGCTGCAGGCGAGCCTGTTGATGCCAACGATGTTGAAGCTATCGATGAAGCGGATGATTTGGAAGGGATCCTGGAGCTTATCGGCATGCAGGGACCTATCTTCGGCCTTTTGCAGAACGGTGTTTTCAGTGCACTGTTGATTTCTTTCACAGTGGCCCTTGGGATTTGGCTTCCGTACCTATGGGGCAAGATCGCGCTGGTTCTTCTAGCCAACCCTATAGAACTCATCTTTGGGGTTCCTATGACGGCTGTGTCGGTGATCGCGGATGTCACACTGGACACCCTCATCGGAAGCTTGGGCTATGTGATGTACGCGATTAGCATCATCTGCAAGGTCCTACTCAGTCCTTTTGGTTCCATCGTGCCACTAGGAGATTGGGTTCCTCGAACTAAGACCGTGACCAATGCATCATTGTCTTTGATCGATGCCAGCGGTAGTCGATTGAGGAAAGTGATCAATGCATTCTTTGTCTTTCATGAATCAGATGTTCCTATGTTTTCCGTTCTTTCTCACCAGGCTTTGAAGATTCACGAAGCTCGGATTGTGGGTCTCTTTCGGGCACTGTTTGTCGTTTGCAAATTCATATTGCATGATCTTCCACTCCGACTTATTACACTCGACTTACGGGGCCTGTCATGGATTGACTTCAAGACGATAAATTTCGGCAATATCATAGTGCAGACGCGAGGACAACTTCATGACTTTGTTCGTCACCCATTCCTTTCACTAAGCAGCACAAAATGGGTCAATGCGGGCTTGGCGAAGACTGCCTCATTCGGTCAGCCTAGCGATTATCACTTACTCGCCGTTTGGGGCTCGGGAGACCGGGTGATTGCAATCATCATGGGATATGTTCTTGCATCAGTTCTCAGTCTTTTGTACCTGCGTATCACCGGTTTCCTTTCGGGGGTCAACCGCGGGCAACGGATGGAAGGGCTTGTGGCCGATGTCCTTCATCAAGCTGGCGGGGTAATGAaagtcatcctcatcattgGAATTGAGATGATTGTCTTTCCATTGTATTGCGGTTCGCTACTTGATCTTGCCCTTATGCCTCTGTTCAAGAACGCCACCATTGCTTCGCGGATTGAATTCACCAACACAACGCCTCTTACTTCTCTTTTTGTGCATTGGTTTATTGGTACATGCTACATGTTCCATTTTGCCCTTTTCGTCTCGATGTGCAGAAAGATTATGAGAAGTGGTGTCCTTT ATTTCATCCGCGACCCCGATGATCCGACGTTCCACCCCGTGCGAGACGTCTTGGAACGCAACATAACCACCCAGCTGCGTAAGATCGCATTTAGTGCAATGGTCTACGGAGCATTGGTCATTGTTTGCCTTGGTGGTGTCGTCTGGGGCTTGAATTACGCCTTCGATGGAATCTTCCCAGTCCACTGGGCTGCAACTATTCCTATTCTTGAATTTCCTGTCGATCTACTGTTCTACAACGTCATCATGCCATTTGCCCTCAAAGAGATCAAACCTGGAGATGGGCTCAATGATCTGTATGATTGGTGGTTCCACAAATGCGCACGTTTGTTGCGATTGAcgaacttcttctttggtgagaGGCAGCCTGATGAGGAAGGACATCATGTACGACAAACTTGGTGGGATGTGCTGTCGGGGAAGAAGGGTGACATTACACATCCAGTTGTTGGCGAAGAACAGAGAAAGCGCGCTGAAAGTGATGGCCTTGATGCATACTTTGTCCGCGATGGTCGATTTGTGCGAGCTCCAGCGTCTGACCAGGTTCGCATTCCGAAGGGCAGCCGGGTGTTCTTGGATGTGACGGAAGATAACAAGCGACTCGATGGTGCTCCGGATACCGATACCGGGCTACATGGCTGGAACAGTGAATCGTTCACCAAAGTCTACGTGCCGCCGTTTTTCAAAATTCGCATTGCAGCTTTCATCTTCTCGTTATGGATCTTCGCGGCTATCACAGGTGTAGGGATCACCGTTCTTCCACTCGTCACTGGCCGCAAGATCTTGTCGTCGTACTTCCCCAAGCATGCCCCATTGAACGACATCTATGCCTTCTCCGCTGGGATCTGCATTGTTGGTAGTGCTGCCTATGCTGTGGCGTATTGTCGAACAGCCTTTGCAGCGGTGAAGAGTTTTCTGCGTCCGTACTTGCGCTCTCCTCGCCAGGCGTGTCTCGGATTCTTTAACGCAACAATTTCTGGTCTGCGTGTCGCGTACATCGTTACCGCCTTTTCGGTTGTTCTTCCGTCATTGGTTGCTCTGATTCTGGAGCTCTACGTGTTGATTCCGCTCCACACTTTTTTCGGTGGCGCCCAGGCGCCGGTCATTCACTTCGTCCAGGACTGGACTCTGGGAGTCCTGTATGTCCAGATGGCGATCAAGATCACACTGTGGAACCGAAGGTCTCGTCCGGCCATCGCGCTCAAGAACATCTTCCCGGAGGAGGATGGTTGGTTTAACCCCAATGTTCGTCTGGCAACACGGGCATTATTGCTCCCGATTATCCTTGCAGGTACTATCGCTGTGGTCATCCCGCTCATGTTTGGATTTGCACTGAACTCAACCGTGTTTGCTTCCTCGCTCGATGTGCAGTCCAAGGTCTACCGTTATGCGTACCCCAGCACTCTATTATTGGGCGTCATGCTATGGTTAGCGATTTGGGTGCGCCGACAAATTGAAACCTGGCGGACCAATGTCAGAGATGATGTGTATCTGATCGGGGAGCGGCTGCATAACTTCCGCGACAAGAATCCTCAGGTTAGTGCGGCCAGCAGGTGA
- a CDS encoding uncharacterized protein (COG:S;~EggNog:ENOG410PH2D;~InterPro:IPR000719,IPR011009,IPR029498;~PFAM:PF14479;~go_function: GO:0004672 - protein kinase activity [Evidence IEA];~go_function: GO:0005524 - ATP binding [Evidence IEA];~go_process: GO:0006468 - protein phosphorylation [Evidence IEA]), with protein MSVLHHGGSYLQRRLTKMYTDTKTSCESVTTASKAVDDPELVALHRSFREQRDRLLAWGLDWSDASAAQPNDIDESLTQAGISDVVASVMSSIQQLLNEAERLQHGVSDLPPKGSRADPPSKDSLSTLPTKTHWTDEDIERSRTLLGDLTGCIDTLYDLSRSRRNMSCSQSAMKSRTRPSPTTKGDDPFSTRAYLEAGEKRISSKLAPSNPFLIDRSALQLSGTSHDNNPPPYEEQVTASTDSRAVGRMRTSASPFLAGTKDTTVSVLVEYAPMMVEAQNTAPDPGNQRLERVHSTLDQLIQNARVSHLGLLRFLGYYIDMPNSRYAFIYQMPVDYFPFLRNPADLLNELKPKPLVSLLQAGDDYHVPNLETRFRLAYDLLMTVLHLRSQNIVHGNINSGNVLILPGLTSSKNDEVGLTENLRRPYLTSFSHFSGNGPSPETLSTSIYRHPDDRRLMDDEAGWAYDLYSLGLVLMEIGLWTPISRLWKMKYTNSMFKQRIENVYLQKLGPKCGSAYLHVVQLCLDAPNFHLSTQPFDDLNIRVPQVYHYPVLDLSAPDGIFSFSMNFLYTACKIIWSCCGIDIFSAPAAEELDDCLPLALVPESETAAGKALIKNASEKAPALPPRPPREPRSGISMSEVKKLREKMGLEDSNAKKRTFKKLTNIDIPQQHLNQWNFQLLPRLRKLLEKILKDSAESCGVTLMMAGETAENAKTTICVTCASAKKVRAALKKYFVLNDDAWDLIVLRGDIQRSKVPRKKRRRPAKTTRPGREEAPVFTQQDLNPCYQERPLCGASIGAFRNEEHLPPVSYGGAVMVDGMPYGMTVHHMLEAPSDGEDDEEEPQGEFADAPLRSSGNWAGDSMHSNANPDLMYSWCDQDPPIDLEFQISDDEDDFSLSEDLDRSFDDYLLSESYSSDEEDPYEDEDAASIGDTAGIEPGEEPRLFVTQPAIDDVNEAFFPSPEDRDDEHLASHALGYVHASSGVRRWTHKGIKHEIDWALIKINDSRTDARNIVFDKSARSRYAPHHRQRRGEQGPVQGEAIYLNDVARMEDLGGLKVHCCGRTSGLQTGQISRAMTLVKLHGRQSFSTSFCVDGNFGVPGDSGAWVFEKSTGRICGHVLAWSEKSHTAYIAPMEVILEDIARTLNATFITLPGSPDESVAFAMSQSAFPESPDAGHRARLRIPEQLPVDIGRLNIGIDDSDFGPVPTSRASRGLRASPSPSPSAAYRGMPPILTPPRGLERQLA; from the exons ATGTCCGTCCTCCACCATGGGGGGTCATACCTCCAACGCCGTCTCACGAAGATGTATACAGATACGAAGACCTCATGCGAGAGTGTCACTACGGCATCGAAAGCGGTCGACGATCCGGAACTTGTGGCACTTCATCGGAGTTTTCGAGAGCAGCGTGATCgattgttggcatggggcTTGGATTGGAGCGACGCCAGTGCCGCCCAACCGAACGATATCGACGAGTCATTAACACAGGCTGGTATTAGCGATGTCGTGGCTAGTGTCATGTCTTCGATCCAGCAATTGCTCAATGAGGCGGAACGGTTGCAGCATGGGGTTTCGGATTTGCCGCCCAAAGGCAGCCGTGCGGACCCGCCATCGAAGGATAGTCTGAGCACTTTGCCCACCAAGACACATTGGAcggatgaggatattgagCGCTCGAGGACTCTCCTGGGTGATTTGACGGGCTGCATTGATACGCTCTACGATTTATCTCGTTCACGGCGCAACATGTCGTGTAGTCAGTCCGCCATGAAATCACGTACACGACCCAGCCCTACCACTAAAGGGGACGATCCGTTTTCTACTAGGGCCTATCTCGAAGCTGGCGAGAAGCGCATTTCTTCCAAGCTAGCGCCCTCGAACCCTTTCCTTATCGACCGCTCCGCTTTACAACTCTCCGGCACCTCCCATGACAACAACCCTCCTCCCTACGAAGAGCAAGTAACTGCTTCAACCGATTCCCGTGCGGTTGGCCGTATGAGGACATCCGCATCGCCTTTTCTGGCCGGAACCAAAGACACTACGGTTTCTGTTTTGGTGGAATATGCCCCGATGATGGTGGAGGCGCAGAATACGGCTCCTGACCCAGGAAATCAACGACTCGAGAGAGTACATAGTACATTGGATCAGCTGATCCAGAATGCTCGAGTGTCGCATCTGGGTTTGTTGAGGTTTCTTGGGTACTACATTGACATGCCCAATTCTCGGTACGCTTTCATCTACCAAATGCCGGTCGACTACTTCCCTTTCCTCCGCAACCCTGCCGATCTACTGAACGAGTTGAAACCGAAGCCCTTGGTCTCTCTGCTTCAAGCTGGTGATGACTACCACGTGCCTAACCTCGAGACTCGTTTTCGTCTGGCATACGACCTTCTGATGACAGTCCTCCATCTTCGAAGTCAAAACATCGTACACGGGAACATCAACAGCGGAAATGTTCTTATCCTCCCAGGGCTAACCAGCTCGAAGAATGACGAAGTTGGTCTTACAGAGAATCTCAGACGTCCCTACTTAACATCCTTCTCCCATTTCTCTGGTAATGGCCCATCACCGGAAACACTCTCAACCAGCATTTACCGCCACCCAGATGACCGAAGGTTAATGGACGACGAGGCTGGTTGGGCTTATGACCTCTACTCTTTAGGTCTTGTCTTGATGGAAATTGGTCTATGGACGCCTATCAGCAGACTCTGGAAGATGAAATACACCAACTCCATGTTCAAGCAGAGGATCGAGAACGTTTATCTGCAGAAGTTGGGTCCTAAGTGCGGCAGCGCCTATCTTCATGTGGTCCAGCTGTGTCTCGATGCACCCAACTTCCATCTCTCCACCCAGCCATTCGACGATCTCAACATTCGAGTTCCTCAGGTTTACCACTACCCGGTCTTGGACTTGTCGGCACCAGACGGGATCTTCTCGTTCTCAATGAACTTCCTTTACACTGCTTGCAAGATCATTTGGTCCTGTTGTGGTATAGATATCTTCTCTGCTCCAGCCGCCGAGGAGTTGGATGATTGCCTGCCACTCGCCCTTGTGCCGGAGTCGGAGACAGCCGCTGGAAAAGCCCTCATAAAAAACGCGTCCGAAAAAGCGCCAGCATTGCCACCAAGGCCCCCTCGGGAGCCGCGTTCTggaatttcgatgtctgaaGTGAAGAAGTTGAGGGAGAAGATGGGCTTGGAGGACTCGAACGCAAAGAAGAGGACCTTTAAGAAGCTCACGAACATCGACATACCCCAACAGCACCTCAACCAGTGGAACTTCCAGTTGTTGCCTCGGTTGCGGAAGCTTCTGGAGAAGATCTTGAAAGACTCCGCAGAATCTTGTGGTGTCACGCTCATGATGGCAGGCGAGACAGCAGAGAACGCCAAGACGACCATTTGCGTGACCTGTGCTAGCGCCAAAAAGGTCCGGGCTGCTTTGAAGAAGTACTTTGTGCTCAACGACGACGCTTGGGACTTGATCGTGCTGCGCGGAGATATCCAGCGCTCAAAGGTTCCAAGAAAGAAGCGCCGCAGGCCTGCAAAGACAACCCGGCCTGGGAGGGAAGAAGCGCCAGTGTTTACGCAACAGGATCTGAACCCATGTTATCAGGAGAGACCCCTCTGCGGTGCGTCTATAGGTGCGTTTCGAAATGAAGAACACTTGCCTCCGGTGTCTTATGGCGGTGCTGTTATGGTGGACGGCATGCCGTATGGGATGACAGTTCATCACATGCTGGAGGCACCCAGTGATGGCGaggacgatgaggaagaaccCCAGGGCGAGTTTGCTGACGCTCCGCTCAGATCATCTGGGAATTGGGCCGGCGATTCGAtgcattcaaatgcaaatcCTGATTTGATGTACAGCTGGTGTGACCAGGACCCGCCCATCGACCTTGAGTTTCAGATCTcagacgatgaagacgattTTTCGTTATCAGAGGACTTGGATCGAAGTTTTGATGACTATTTGCTCTCAGAGAGCTATTCCTCAGACGAAGAGGATCCgtatgaagatgaagatgcgGCTTCGATTGGTGATACCGCTGGCATCGAGCCGGGGGAGGAGCCACGACTGTTCGTGACCCAACCGGCGATCGACGACGTAAATGAAGCTTTCTTTCCATCTCCTGAAGACCGAGATGACGAACACCTTGCATCACATGCTCTCGGATACGTCCATGCATCCTCTGGTGTCAGACGATGGACACACAAAGGGATCAAGCATGAGATCGATTGGGCGTTGATCAAGATCAACGACAGCCGAACCGATGCTCGAAATATTGTATTCGACAAGAGTGCCAGATCGAGATACGCACCCCATCACAGACAAAGACGTGGAGAGCAAGGCCCTGTACAGGGCGAAGCGATATACCTGAACGACGTGGCTAGGATGGAAGATCTCGGTGGTCTCAAGGTCCACTGCTGTGGACGAACCAGCGGCCTACAAACCGGCCAGATttctagagctatgacactCGTCAAGTTACATGGAAGACAATCTTTTTCGACCAGTTTCTGCGTCGACGGGAACTTTGGAG TCCCCGGCGACTCTGGAGCATGGGTATTCGAAAAGTCCACTGGCCGCATCTGCGGCCACGTTCTCGCGTGGTCCGAGAAAAGCCACACAGCATACATCGCACCCATGGAAGTCATTCTAGAGGACATCGCGCGTACCCTTAACGCCACATTCATTACTCTACCGGGTAGCCCTGATGAATCTGTCGCCTTCGCCATGTCGCAGTCTGCGTTCCCCGAGTCCCCTGATGCGGGACACCGTGCGCGATTACGAATCCCCGAACAACTCCCTGTTGACATCGGAAGGTTAAATATTGGAATCGATGACTCAGATTTCGGGCCTGTGCCTACGAGTCGGGCTAGTCGGGGATTGAGGGCTTCGCCCTCACCCTCGCCATCGGCGGCGTATCGCGGGATGCCGCCTATTCTGACACCGCCAAGGGGGCTGGAGAGGCAGTTAGCTTGA
- the NUC1 gene encoding DNA/RNA non-specific endonuclease (BUSCO:EOG092645MK;~COG:F;~EggNog:ENOG410PHAY;~InterPro:IPR040255,IPR001604,IPR018524,IPR020821;~PFAM:PF01223;~go_function: GO:0003676 - nucleic acid binding [Evidence IEA];~go_function: GO:0016787 - hydrolase activity [Evidence IEA];~go_function: GO:0046872 - metal ion binding [Evidence IEA]) → MSKATFAAIAAASAATGAGITALFYNQSPRPQQQPSQPPQRVGTFDSAAPTPTTKPFPRPGATPGAPVDPAGILQYGFPGPISDTIAAAPLHGAYDRRTRNPAWVAEHITPQSLAMNNADRKHSAFAEDQSIPAPFRARLADYFRSGYDRGHQVPAADAKWSQAAMDGTFGLTNMCPQVGEGFNRDYWAHFEGFCRELAKKYPSVRIVTGPLYLPHKDADGKWRVNYEVIGNPPNVAVPTHFYKVIYGEDGTNSPSSKVALGAFVLPNARIPNDRRLVDFEVPLEVVERASGLEFASKLEANRRKRLCQEVKCEAVVREFNNSRRN, encoded by the coding sequence ATGTCCAAGGCCACTTTCGCTGCCATTGCAGCAGCCAGTGCTGCCACCGGAGCCGGAATCACTGCCCTCTTCTACAACCAAAGCCCCCGTCCCCAACAGCAGCCGTCGCAGCCGCCGCAAAGAGTCGGCACCTTCGACAGCGCCGCTCCCACACCCACCACAAAACCCTTCCCCAGACCCGGAGCAACCCCCGGAGCCCCCGTCGACCCAGCCGGCATCCTCCAATATGGCTTCCCGGGCCCCATTTCCGACACCATCGCTGCAGCCCCCCTGCACGGCGCCTACGACCGCCGCACGCGCAATCCCGCCTGGGTAGCCGAACACATCACCCCGCAGTCGCTCGCCATGAACAACGCAGACCGCAAACACAGCGCCTTCGCCGAGGACCAGTCCATCCCTGCGCCCTTCCGCGCCCGTCTCGCAGACTACTTCCGCTCCGGCTACGACCGCGGCCACCAGGTCCCTGCCGCGGATGCGAAATGGTCGCAGGCTGCGATGGACGGGACGTTCGGGCTGACGAATATGTGTCCGCAGGTCGGGGAGGGCTTTAACAGGGATTATTGGGCGCATTTTGAGGGATTCTGTCGCGAGTTGGCGAAGAAGTATCCTTCTGTGAGGATTGTGACGGGGCCGTTGTATCTCCCGCATAAGGATGCGGATGGGAAGTGGCGGGTGAATTATGAGGTTATTGGAAATCCGCCTAATGTTGCTGTGCCGACGCACTTTTACAAGGTTATCTATGGTGAGGATGGGACGAATAGTCCGTCGAGCAAGGTTGCGCTGGGGGCGTTTGTATTGCCTAATGCAAGGATTCCAAATGACAGGCGGTTGGTGGATTTCGAGGTTCCTCTTGAGGTTGTTGAGCGGGCGAGTGGTCTTGAGTTTGCGTCCAAGTTGGAGGCGAACCGTCGCAAGAGACTGTGCCAGGAGGTCAAGTGTGAGGCGGTTGTGCGCGAGTTCAACAACTCTAGGCGCAACTAA